GGTCCGGGGAGTAGAGGTGGCTGTCGCGGAACTGCTCCGCTCCCAGCGTCCGGCCGACCATGATGACGGCCGTGCGCAGCACCCCGGCCTCCTTCACCTTGCCGGCGATCTCGTCGAGCGTGCCACGGATGATCAGCTCCTCGGGGCGGGAGGCGTAGGCGACGACGGCGGCGGGGCAGTCGGCGCCGTAGTGCGGAAGGAGCTCGCCGACGACCCGGTCCACGTAACGGGCCGCGAGGTGCAGCACGATCAGCGCGCCGCTGCGGCCGAGGGTGGCCAGGTCCTCGCCCTCGGGCATGGCGGTGGCCCGGTGGGCGATCCGGGTGAGGATGACGGTCTGGCCGACGGTCGGCACGGTCAGCTCGCGCTTGAGGGCGGCGGCCGCGGCGGCGAAGGCGGGCACGCCGGGGACGACCTCGTAGGGCACGCCGGCCGCGTCGAGGCGCCGCATCTGCTCGGCGACGGCGCTGAACACCGACGGGTCGCCGGAGTGCAGCCGCGCCACGTCGTGCCCCTCCTCGTGGGCGCGCACCAGCTCGGCGGTGATCCGGTCGAGATCCAGCTGGGCGGTGTCCACCAGCCGTGCGTCCGGCGGGCATTCGGCGAGCAGCTCGCGCGGGACCAGACTGCCCGCGTACAGACAGACCCGGCAGGCGGCGAGCGTGCGCGCGCCGCGCACCGTGATCAGGTCGGCGGCGCCGGGCCCGGCGCCGATGAAGTACACGGTCATCGGTCTTCTCCCGCAGAGGTGTCGAGGGTCTTGTGGACGGCCCACTGGGTCACCGGCATCGCCTGCCGCCAGCCGGTGAAGGCGCCGACGGGGACGGCGTGCGCCACCGCCAGCCGCACCAGCTCGCCTCCGTGACGACGACGGGCCTCGGCGAGCAGCGCCTCCGACTCCATCGTCACGGTGTTGGCGACCAGTCGCCCGCCGGCCGGCAGCGCCTCCCAGCAGACGTCGAGGAGGCCGGGCGCGGTGAGACCGCCGCCGACGAACACCGCGTCGGGCGGCGGGAGTTCGGCGAGGGCCGCGGGCGCCGCGCCGGTGACCACGCGCAGTCCGGGCACCCCGAGCCGGTCGGCGTTGCGGGCGATGCGCGCGGCCCGCGCCGGGTCCCGCTCGACGGTGACCGCACGGCACGAGGGATGCGTGCGCATCCACTCGATCGCGATGGAGCCCGAGCCGCCGCCGACGTCCCAGAGCAGCTCACCAGGGGCAGGGGCGAGTGCGCCGAGCGTGGCCGCGCGGACGTGCCGCTTGGTGAGCTGCCCGTCGTGCTCGTACGCCTCGTCCGGCAGCCCGGGGCCCGCGCCGAGCCGCAGCGCGTGCGGGGCGCGGCGGCACTCGACGGCGACGATGTTGAGCGGGTCGCCGAGCGGTCCGTCGGCGGGCCAGTCGTCGGCGGTGCGCGGCGCGGTCATGTGCTCCCGCGCACCGCCGAGTTGCTCCAGGACGCGCATCGGGCTGGGCCCGAAACCCCGGTCGCGCAGCAGGGCGGCGATCTGAGCGGGGGCGCCGGCGTCCGCGCCGAGGACGAGGAGCCGCCGGCCGCTGTGCAGGGCGCCGGCGAGGCGGGCCGCAGGGCGGCCGACGAGCGTGACGACCTCGGCGTCCTCGAGCGGCCAGCCGAGCCGGGCGGCGGCGAGGGAGACCGACGAGGGGTGCGGCAGCACGTGCAGTCGCGCGGGGCCGAGTTCCTCGGCGAGGGCGCGTCCGATGCCGTGGAACATGGGGTCCCCGCTGGCCAGGACGGCGATCCGGCGGCCGGCGTGCGTGGCGAGGAGGCCGGGGACCGCGGGTCGCAGCGGCGAGGGCCAGGGGACGCGCAGGCCGGCGCAGTCGGGCGGCAGGAGGTCCAGCTGACGCGGACCCCCGATCAGGACCTCGGCCGCGCCCAACGCGGCGCGGGAGGCCTCCGGGAGACCCGCCCAGCCGTCTGCTCCGATCCCGACGACGGTGACGGCGGCGGTGACGGCGGGCGACGGTCCTGGTCGTGCGGGGGTCACTGCGCGCTACCTCGGTGTTCGTGGACGGCTCGGGACGACAGGGGCGCACTCTACTGGGCGGTGGCCTGCGCGTTCCCGCCCGGGTGCCCCCGCCCGCCTCCTGCCGCGCGGCCGCGGCGGTGCGGCTCGCCACCACCATGCGGGAGGCCGCCGTCGGTGACCGTGCTGATCCAGCACGGAATCGACGGCTGGCCCCGGACGTTCGCCGTCACCGGCGGACTTGCCCGACCTCCGTGCTCGGAGCAGCCGCCCTCACTGGAGTCGAATCAGGAGCCGAGACGACCGCAGTCGAACGCGTCGATTCCGCTATGGACTTGACGCCGCCGTGCGCGGTGAGTCCACCGTCGACCGGGATCTCGGCCCCGGTGATGAAGGAGGAGTCGTCGGACAGGAGGAAGACCACGAGCGGGGCGACCTCGTGCACGGTTCCGGTGCGGCCGAGCGGAGTCTCGCGGACGTTCGCCTCACGGAAGGCGGACGCGGCGGAGGCGGTCATCTCGGTCTCGATGAAGCCGGGGTGGATCGTGTTGACGCGGATGCCGCGCGGGCCGAGTTCCGTGACGGCCGCCTTCGACAGGCCGCGCAGCGCCCATTTGCTCGTCGTGTAGGCGACCGGGGAGTGGCCGGTGAGCGCGGCGACGGAGCCGACGTTCACGATGGACGAGCCGGGCGGCATGAGGGGTGTCAGGTGCTGGATGGCGAGGAGTGGGCCGGTGACGTTGACGGCGTGGACGCGGGCGATGTCGTCGGGGGTCACCTCGTCGAGGCGGGCGCGCCAGGTGATGCCCGCGTTGTTCACCAGGCCGTGCACCTGGCCGTACGACTCCCGCAGTTCAGCGGCCAGCTGTGCCCACTGCTCCTCGTCGGTGACGTCGAGGCGGCGGCAGCCGGGCGCCGGAGTGGCGTCGGTGGCGATGACCCGGGCTCCCTCGCGGGTCAGGGCCTCGGCCTCGGCGGCGCCCTGGCCACGCGCGGCACCGGTCACGACGACGACCCTGCCGAGGAGCCTCCCGGGGCGCCCGTCGTTCACGGCCGCTCCCGGGTGCGCCGGCGGGCGGTCGGCAGCGACACCGGGTTCCTGCCCGCGATCACGGTGTTGGAGACGGCGCCGATGCCCTCCACGGTGAGCGTGACGGTGTCGCCCGGCTTCAGCGGAGGCGGGGACTGCTCGCCCCGGACGCCCCACAGCTCGGCGAGGCAGCCGCCGTTGCCGCAGGTGCCCGAGCCGAGCACGTCGCCGGGGCGGACGACGGCGCCGCGTGAGGCGTAGGCGACCATCTCCTCGAAGGTCCAGCTCATGTTGGACAGCAGGTCCTCGCCGACGACCTCGCCGTTCACCGAGGCGGTCAGCGCGAGGCGCAGAAACCCGTCGGCGTCGCGGTACGGCTCCAGTTCGTCGGCGGTGACCAGGTACGGGCCGAGGGTGGCGGCCGTGTCCTTGCCCTTGCACGGGCCGAGGCGGACCTGCATCTCGCGGGACTGCAGGTCGCGGGCCGACCAGTCGTTGAAGATCGTGTACCCGATGATGTGGTTCCGTGCCTGCTCCGGCGTCAGGTCCCGCCCCTCCCGGCCGATGACGGCGGCGACCTCCAGCTCGAAGTCGAGGACTTCGCTGCCCGGCGGCACCGGGACGTCGTCGTGGGCGCCGATGACGGCGTACGGGTTGGTGAAGTAGAACGTCGGGGCGTCGTACCAGGCTTCGGGTACGCCGCCGACGCCGTCCACGGAACGCCGTACCCCTTCGACGTGTTCCTCGAAGGTGACGAAGTCCCGCACGGTGGGCGGTTGGAGCGGCGGAAGGAGCCGCACCTGCGAGACATGGGGGCCCGGCGGGACGTCGAGCGTGGCGGCGCCGGCGCGCAGGAGGGCGTCGAGTCCGTCGCCGGAGCCGATCAGCTCCGTGAGCGAGCGCGCCCCGGCGACCGGGCGGAGGGCGCCGTCCTCCTGCACGACGGCGACCCGGCGCCGGTGTCGGTGTTCATAGGTGGCGAAACGCATGCAGGGCTCCAGGTTCCGACGGTGTTCGAAGGGATCAGACCGGCGGGGCGACGAACACGCCGCGGTCGACGTCGTTGAAGGACTCCTTGGCGACCAGCTCGTTCATGGGGTTGGCGGTGCCCCACTGGTCGGTGACCTCGGGCTGGGAGAAGTCGTAGACGTGGGGGTGCCAGGCGTCCTCGTCCAGCAGCTCCAACTCCGTCGTGTACTCGACGGTGTTGCCGTGCGGGTCGAGGAAGTACGTGAAGGTGTTGTCGCCCGCCACGTGCCGGCCGGGGCCCCATACCTTCTGGACGCCGGCCCGCATCACCCGGCCGGAGCCGCGCATGTACTCGTCCAGGCCGCGCATCTCGAAGGAGACGTGGTGCAGGGAGGTGTGCGGGCCCTTGGCGATGGCCATGGAGTGGTGCTGGTTGCTGATCCGCATGAAGTGCATGACGTCGCCGACGTACGGCGAGCTGAGCGTGTCGGAGTGGCGGAAGCCGAGGTGACGCTCGTACCACTCACGGGTCCGGTCGAGGTCCGGTGAGTTCAGCACGACGTGGGACAGCTTGACCGGGATGGACTCCTTCTCCTCGATCCTGCGGTGCTGCCGCACGTCCACGTCGGCGGAGACCTCGATGGTGCGGCCGTCGATGTCGAAGAAGCGGAAGCCGTAGCCGCCTCCGGGGGTGTCCACCCTGCCCGGCCGGGAGATCAACTGGACGCCGCCCGCGAGCAGTCGCTCGGCCAGGGCGTCCACGTCCGCCGCGCTCCCGGCGCCGTAGGAGACCAGGTCGAGGCGCTTCTCCTCGGCCTTGCGCAGGCGTACGACGTACTGTTCGGGGCTGCCCTCGGCGGCGAGGAAGGAGATGCCGGAGTCCTCGGCGACCTTGGTCAGGCCCCAGACGCCGGCGTAGAAGTCGAGCTGCTTGTCGTAGTCGGGCACGGCGAGGTCGACGTGCCGCAGATGCGTCAGCAGGCGTGCGCTCATGGTGGGGGTTCCTTCTCTGTGAGGTTCAGGTCAGGCGCAGCAGGGCCGCCGCGTTCCCGCCGCGGACGGCGTGGAAGTCGGCGTCGGGAAGGCGTGCGGCGCGCAGTGCGCCGACGGGGTCCTCGGTGCCCATGTCGAAGGGGAAGTCGGAGCCGAGCAGCACACGGTCCGCGCCGGCCGCGCCGGTCAGCGCCCGCAGCACGTGCGGATCGTGGACGAGGGAGTCGAAGTACAGGCGCTCGAGGTAGCTGCTGGGCAGGTGCGCGCAGCCGGCGCCCGCGTCGGACCGGGCGGACCAGGCGTGGTCGGAGCGGCCGATGTGGGTGGGCAGGTAGCCGCCGCCGTGCGCGGCGATCAGCTTCAGCTCCGGGTGCCGGTCCAGGACCCCGGAGAAGATCAGGTGCGAGAGGGCGACGGCGTTCTCGGTGGGCTGGCCGACCGTGTTCGACAGGTACCACTGGTCGAGGCGTTCGTCGAGCGTGCAGCCGAAGGGGTGCAGGAAGAGGATCGCGCCGGTCGCCGCGGCCCGCGACCACAAGGGCTCGTACGCCGGGTCGGACAGTTCCCGTCCGGGGGCGTGGCTGGAGATCTCCACGCCAAGCAACCCCTGTTCCAGGGCGTGGTCGAGTGCGCGCACCGCCTGTCGCGGGTGCTGGAGGGGGACCAGGCCGAGCCCGCGCAGCCGGTCGGGAGCCTGGGCGCAGTGTGCGGCCGTGGCCTCGGCTGCGAGCCGCCAGACTTTCTCGGCCGTCTCCTCGTCCGCCCAGTAGTGGTAGTGCGACGGCGAAGGGCTGACCAACTGCACGTCCACGCCCTGCGCGTCCATCGCGGCCAGCCGTAGGCGCACATCGGTGGCCCGGGGGAGGACGGCGCGGACCATGGGGCCGCTGACCGCGAGGGACGCGGGGCCGTTGCGGCGGGCCTCGAGGTCCCTGGCCTCGGCCAGTTTGGGCAGGCCGGCCACGAAGGCCTCGACCTCGGGGATCAGGATGTGGGCGTGTACGTCGACGGTCGGGGAGGGGCGCGCGTCGGCGTTCGAGGGGCGGTGGTCGGGCTGAGGACGCCTCGCCGTGGCGGGCGGAGGGTGGGCCGTCACGGCAGCTCCCTGAGCACGGTCATGGTGGCGCCCATCAGGCCGGGCACGTCTCCGGGGACGCCGTCGAGCTGCCACTGCCCGATCTGCACGGACGCGTCGACGACCATCCGGACGCGGTCGATCCGCCGCTCGTGGTAGCGCGTGAACAGCTCCGTGTCCCAGGCGGATCCGCCGGTCAGCAGCTGGGAGAGCACCGAGGCGTCCTCCAG
The window above is part of the Streptomyces sp. NBC_00425 genome. Proteins encoded here:
- the cbiE gene encoding precorrin-6y C5,15-methyltransferase (decarboxylating) subunit CbiE, giving the protein MTPARPGPSPAVTAAVTVVGIGADGWAGLPEASRAALGAAEVLIGGPRQLDLLPPDCAGLRVPWPSPLRPAVPGLLATHAGRRIAVLASGDPMFHGIGRALAEELGPARLHVLPHPSSVSLAAARLGWPLEDAEVVTLVGRPAARLAGALHSGRRLLVLGADAGAPAQIAALLRDRGFGPSPMRVLEQLGGAREHMTAPRTADDWPADGPLGDPLNIVAVECRRAPHALRLGAGPGLPDEAYEHDGQLTKRHVRAATLGALAPAPGELLWDVGGGSGSIAIEWMRTHPSCRAVTVERDPARAARIARNADRLGVPGLRVVTGAAPAALAELPPPDAVFVGGGLTAPGLLDVCWEALPAGGRLVANTVTMESEALLAEARRRHGGELVRLAVAHAVPVGAFTGWRQAMPVTQWAVHKTLDTSAGEDR
- a CDS encoding fumarylacetoacetate hydrolase family protein — translated: MRFATYEHRHRRRVAVVQEDGALRPVAGARSLTELIGSGDGLDALLRAGAATLDVPPGPHVSQVRLLPPLQPPTVRDFVTFEEHVEGVRRSVDGVGGVPEAWYDAPTFYFTNPYAVIGAHDDVPVPPGSEVLDFELEVAAVIGREGRDLTPEQARNHIIGYTIFNDWSARDLQSREMQVRLGPCKGKDTAATLGPYLVTADELEPYRDADGFLRLALTASVNGEVVGEDLLSNMSWTFEEMVAYASRGAVVRPGDVLGSGTCGNGGCLAELWGVRGEQSPPPLKPGDTVTLTVEGIGAVSNTVIAGRNPVSLPTARRRTRERP
- a CDS encoding VOC family protein; this translates as MSARLLTHLRHVDLAVPDYDKQLDFYAGVWGLTKVAEDSGISFLAAEGSPEQYVVRLRKAEEKRLDLVSYGAGSAADVDALAERLLAGGVQLISRPGRVDTPGGGYGFRFFDIDGRTIEVSADVDVRQHRRIEEKESIPVKLSHVVLNSPDLDRTREWYERHLGFRHSDTLSSPYVGDVMHFMRISNQHHSMAIAKGPHTSLHHVSFEMRGLDEYMRGSGRVMRAGVQKVWGPGRHVAGDNTFTYFLDPHGNTVEYTTELELLDEDAWHPHVYDFSQPEVTDQWGTANPMNELVAKESFNDVDRGVFVAPPV
- a CDS encoding amidohydrolase family protein, yielding MTAHPPPATARRPQPDHRPSNADARPSPTVDVHAHILIPEVEAFVAGLPKLAEARDLEARRNGPASLAVSGPMVRAVLPRATDVRLRLAAMDAQGVDVQLVSPSPSHYHYWADEETAEKVWRLAAEATAAHCAQAPDRLRGLGLVPLQHPRQAVRALDHALEQGLLGVEISSHAPGRELSDPAYEPLWSRAAATGAILFLHPFGCTLDERLDQWYLSNTVGQPTENAVALSHLIFSGVLDRHPELKLIAAHGGGYLPTHIGRSDHAWSARSDAGAGCAHLPSSYLERLYFDSLVHDPHVLRALTGAAGADRVLLGSDFPFDMGTEDPVGALRAARLPDADFHAVRGGNAAALLRLT
- a CDS encoding SDR family NAD(P)-dependent oxidoreductase → MNDGRPGRLLGRVVVVTGAARGQGAAEAEALTREGARVIATDATPAPGCRRLDVTDEEQWAQLAAELRESYGQVHGLVNNAGITWRARLDEVTPDDIARVHAVNVTGPLLAIQHLTPLMPPGSSIVNVGSVAALTGHSPVAYTTSKWALRGLSKAAVTELGPRGIRVNTIHPGFIETEMTASAASAFREANVRETPLGRTGTVHEVAPLVVFLLSDDSSFITGAEIPVDGGLTAHGGVKSIAESTRSTAVVSAPDSTPVRAAAPSTEVGQVRR
- the cobM gene encoding precorrin-4 C(11)-methyltransferase, yielding MTVYFIGAGPGAADLITVRGARTLAACRVCLYAGSLVPRELLAECPPDARLVDTAQLDLDRITAELVRAHEEGHDVARLHSGDPSVFSAVAEQMRRLDAAGVPYEVVPGVPAFAAAAAALKRELTVPTVGQTVILTRIAHRATAMPEGEDLATLGRSGALIVLHLAARYVDRVVGELLPHYGADCPAAVVAYASRPEELIIRGTLDEIAGKVKEAGVLRTAVIMVGRTLGAEQFRDSHLYSPDRDRHIC